In Vitis vinifera cultivar Pinot Noir 40024 chromosome 4, ASM3070453v1, the genomic window AATTGCTTAGTGTCCACTCACAAAAATGCAAAGTGTCACCAACAAAAGAAaggcataatttttttttttttcttttagaaaaagaagataaaaagagGCACCAAAAGAGCGACTTAAGGTTTACAAGACCTATACACCCACCACCAAAAAGGCTTAAACAAGACAAGGATCTACAAAATAAGAGGGGCTACAACACCTCAacaagagcccaaccaatcaaagaaACTAACTAACGTCAAATGGCAAtcatctataaacaacttaatctctgaccaaagaaagaaagcaaaggaactttttagtctttggatCAAGAGCACATCATCCTCTAAGGCAAATAAAAGAAGGCGTGATATCTCAACCTTACCTTCCCTTAAACCCCTTAATAAGTCCCCCTTTTGCAACCCTCTACATAAAGTAACTTAAGAATTCAATcactaaaatgaataaataaaaggagaaaGGATCTCCTTACCTCAAACCTTTAGTGCTCTAAAATAATCTTGTGGGGATGTCATTGACAAGAACAAAGAACCAAACACTAGATATACACAGAATTTAATCCAATTCACATATTTTTTACCAAGACTAGCAAATCCAACAGTAAGAACAAGGGCTACCAATTAATGTGGTCATAATCCTTCTCTATATCTAGTTTACAAACCACACAAGGCTTCAAACTTTTAACTTTCAAATCAGCGGCCTTATTGGCAAAGAGGACcacatccaaaatttgttttcCCTTCATAAAAGCATTTTGAGAATAAGAAATAACCTTAACAATAACTTAGTCTATTTGCCAAGATCTTTGCCAAAAGTCTAGACAAAACCCAAATCAGGATGATGGGCACAGACTTTTTAATGTCCTTCACATGCCCTTTCTTAGGGATCAAAACTGAAAATGAAGCATCCAAACTCAtgtaaaaaaatctcataagaGTAGAACTCATTTAAAAAATCCAACACAAGGGTAAAGCCATCCAGGCCAGTTCTTTATCCCTACCTAACTCAAAAAGAGCAACTGAACCTTCTCTCCACTATTCAAGGTCCTGCTGTCCTCTTCCTCTAACTGCTTGAGGACACTTCTATCTTTTCCAATTCATACCTCCTCAGTTCTTAAAAAGGTTGCtggaaataattttcaatgCCCCTCAGACCTCAACAGGACACCAAGAACCCTCAATCCTTAGCCTCATTAAGAGGTTAAACCTTCTCTGAGCATGGACCTGCCTATGAACAGCAAGTTAGGCACCTGTTAATATTATCTCACTCAttcattttcctataaaaagaaattttccaATGGCAATTGGTTCTGATATAAACATACAAACATTACAGAGTTCAACACAATCCATTACAGAACCAATTAAACTCCCCTCAACATTACTGACCTCCTGGAGGGaggaatttgattttctttttctaggacTAGCACCAGTTTCAATTAAAGACTAATCCTGGCTATGGTTCAGAGACACTAAAAAAGATGGTGAAGAAGTCCTCTTAATcctataatattattttttttcaattcaaagcACTTTGTTACTTTGACTAAATGAATCTTAGCAACCAAGTGACTCAGTCAGAACTCATCACCACCACATCCACAAATATGAATCTTAATATGAGTAACTCCTAAAATGGATAGAGTGAAGATATACTGAAGGTTCAAATAAAAACTAACAACTAATggataaattaaatcaaatggaAGTTCTGTTATCCCTTATCACAACTTAAAATGTCACACAGGAAAGAATAGGTGTTTAACTTAAGAACCAAAAACCATTAGCTTTGaccccaaaaaaataataataataataaaagtgaaTGCAAGAGCAGAATTatgatttaagaaaaatgaaataccTGATCTGCCGTATTTGCTCAAAAAGATCAACAGAGTAGATATTATCATCATCTGCAAAGTAAACAGTCCCATCAAGACGGTGTGTTTCAATGTGAGAAAGTGCTGTGTTTCTTAGGTGGACACCTCTATCTTTGATGTCAGTTAAATTCTTATTGCACATAAGATGCCTGTACATAACACCAGTTCTCATCAACATGTCAGCTGTTTCAGCAGATTGGGACATCATCTCTACAACTATCCACAACAGAGGAGGTGGAACCTGTTTTAATGTGTGTGCCAGACGATTTAGATAATAGGCTTGAAAAGGTCGAGCATAAGTTGGGGTTACAATTATCAAAAGCTTCCGAGAAACCAAATTTGAATTCTGAATGAGTGTTGGTGTATTGACATCACCAGCAGTCCCATTTACAAGTTCTTGTTTCATTGCTTGTGGCCCTAGTGTGACATTATTGTCTGTAATTCCACTGTTTAATGATGGCATCTCTCTTTTACTTGATACAAAGCCATATGCCTGAAGTTTCCCCACTGGGGGAATCAACCCAAAGTAGAATGCTTGGTGCTTTGACATGAGATTCATTGATAAATTCATCGAGACAAAAGGAGTAAACCCAGTGAAAACCCCAACCATGAAACAAATGCTGAAATGGAAAAGGGCTCTCCTCCAAACGTGCCCTCTTGACTTTGACCTCTCCAGGGGCCGAGAAGACCTTTGTGATAAAATACCAATAATGAAAGCTTGAATTCTATACCACGCCAATCGAGAGTCTGATGAACTGAATGAGGGAGACAGCAATCTGCCTTCTGGTGAATAGTTTTGAGTACTTGAGGATGACTTGGACAAGGGAGAAGGTACTGAGCAGGCTTCCCCATTTAGTAGAGTTCTATCTCGAGGCGCAGGAGACAGGGTTCTTCTGATGGAAGCCATTAATAGAAAACTGATTCCCACTAACTTCCTTAAT contains:
- the LOC100257821 gene encoding probable beta-1,4-xylosyltransferase IRX9H isoform X2, with translation MASIRRTLSPAPRDRTLLNGEACSVPSPLSKSSSSTQNYSPEGRLLSPSFSSSDSRLAWYRIQAFIIGILSQRSSRPLERSKSRGHVWRRALFHFSICFMVGVFTGFTPFVSMNLSMNLMSKHQAFYFGLIPPVGKLQAYGFVSSKREMPSLNSGITDNNVTLGPQAMKQELVNGTAGDVNTPTLIQNSNLVSRKLLIIVTPTYARPFQAYYLNRLAHTLKQVPPPLLWIVVEMMSQSAETADMLMRTGVMYRHLMCNKNLTDIKDRDDDNIYSVDLFEQIRQIRRFGTWTVAKLMESKSKTLLEGPVCNGSQVIGWHTNEMTRRFRRFHTEMSGFAFNSTILWDPKRWHRPTLEPIRQLDTVKEGFQVSTFIERLVEDESQMEGLPEGCSTIMVWHLHLESSHSFYPREWLMKNNLDVIAQLA
- the LOC100257821 gene encoding probable beta-1,4-xylosyltransferase IRX9H isoform X1, whose amino-acid sequence is MASIRRTLSPAPRDRTLLNGEACSVPSPLSKSSSSTQNYSPEGRLLSPSFSSSDSRLAWYRIQAFIIGILSQRSSRPLERSKSRGHVWRRALFHFSICFMVGVFTGFTPFVSMNLSMNLMSKHQAFYFGLIPPVGKLQAYGFVSSKREMPSLNSGITDNNVTLGPQAMKQELVNGTAGDVNTPTLIQNSNLVSRKLLIIVTPTYARPFQAYYLNRLAHTLKQVPPPLLWIVVEMMSQSAETADMLMRTGVMYRHLMCNKNLTDIKDRGVHLRNTALSHIETHRLDGTVYFADDDNIYSVDLFEQIRQIRRFGTWTVAKLMESKSKTLLEGPVCNGSQVIGWHTNEMTRRFRRFHTEMSGFAFNSTILWDPKRWHRPTLEPIRQLDTVKEGFQVSTFIERLVEDESQMEGLPEGCSTIMVWHLHLESSHSFYPREWLMKNNLDVIAQLA